One window of Saprospiraceae bacterium genomic DNA carries:
- the pheS gene encoding phenylalanine--tRNA ligase subunit alpha — MSQDWFAEIKRMIEAIQSFEIKDAASLEQFRLQFLGSKNLIKPLFAGIGKIPNELKKEYGQLVNEAKILAEERFESFKELKEAAPASEASKLDLSLPVQLMSNGTRHPISQVLERIVGIFNKIGFEIVEDREIEDDWHNFTALNTPDDHPARDMQDTYYLRDFGNMLLRTHTSSVQTRYMEQNQPPIRILAPGRVYRNETISARSHCQFHQVEGLYIDKNISMADLKQTLLFFAKEMYGTEVRMRLRPSYFPFTEPSAEMDIYWGLKDETDYRITKGTGWLEILGCGMVDPAVLSNCGIDPEVYSGFAFGMGIERQAMLLHKIPDIRYFFENDQRFLNQF, encoded by the coding sequence ATGTCGCAGGATTGGTTTGCAGAAATAAAACGGATGATCGAAGCTATTCAGTCTTTTGAAATAAAAGATGCAGCCAGTCTTGAACAATTCCGACTCCAGTTTCTTGGATCAAAAAATTTGATAAAACCTCTATTTGCCGGAATTGGCAAAATCCCCAACGAATTAAAAAAAGAATACGGCCAATTAGTCAATGAAGCGAAAATCCTTGCCGAAGAACGGTTTGAATCATTTAAAGAACTCAAGGAAGCTGCTCCTGCCTCCGAAGCATCCAAGTTAGATTTAAGTTTGCCGGTGCAATTAATGTCAAATGGTACCAGACATCCAATTTCCCAGGTTTTGGAGCGAATTGTTGGCATTTTTAATAAAATTGGCTTTGAAATCGTAGAAGATCGTGAAATTGAAGATGACTGGCACAATTTTACAGCCTTAAATACACCGGATGACCACCCGGCCAGAGATATGCAGGATACCTATTACCTCCGCGATTTTGGAAACATGCTGCTCCGAACCCATACCTCCTCAGTCCAAACCCGCTATATGGAGCAAAACCAACCTCCCATTCGAATTTTAGCTCCCGGTCGGGTTTATCGCAACGAAACCATCTCTGCCCGCTCGCATTGCCAGTTTCATCAAGTTGAAGGTTTATATATTGATAAGAATATCAGCATGGCAGATCTCAAGCAAACTTTGCTTTTTTTTGCCAAAGAAATGTATGGAACTGAGGTCCGCATGCGGCTTCGACCCTCTTATTTTCCATTTACAGAACCCTCTGCTGAAATGGATATTTACTGGGGACTTAAAGACGAAACCGATTACCGGATTACTAAAGGAACCGGTTGGCTGGAAATTCTGGGTTGCGGCATGGTCGATCCGGCTGTGCTGAGCAATTGTGGAATTGACCCGGAGGTGTATTCAGGTTTTGCCTTCGGCATGGGAATCGAACGCCAGGCGATGTTACTTCATAAAATTCCAGACATCCGCTATTTCTTTGAAAATGATCAACGCTTTTTAAATCAGTTTTAA
- a CDS encoding histidine--tRNA ligase — MKKPSLAKGTRDFLPLQANRRKFIFQTIESVFKNYAYQALETPAMENLSTLTGKYGDEGDKLLFKIVNSGDYLKDAPDEFVQEKNSNKLLPFISEKGLRYDLTVPFARVVAMNQNSIHFPFKRYQIQPVWRADRPQRGRYREFYQCDADVVGSNSLLYEAELIQIYDQVFSTLKIPVNIIFNHRKILEGVASQAGCIDQFMNMTLELDKLDKIGPVEVKNNLMQLGIAADQADWILKITASENLEDFNFNELAIQGKNELQKILAFNTNYRYGQTLKFSASLARGLSYYTGCIFEVVPTTVKMGSLGGGGRYDNLTEVFGLPDVSGVGISFGADRIYDVLEEQNLFPIEISQAVRALFISLDEQSLQVSFELAGKLRKSDIAVEVYPEAAKIKKQFSHAEKLGVPFVIIIGEEERMNQTVLIKNLHSGNQERIASTELINALL; from the coding sequence ATGAAAAAACCTTCTTTAGCAAAAGGTACCCGTGATTTTTTACCCTTACAGGCCAATCGAAGGAAGTTTATTTTTCAAACGATTGAATCCGTTTTTAAAAATTATGCTTATCAGGCCCTGGAAACTCCGGCCATGGAAAACTTAAGCACACTGACCGGAAAATACGGTGATGAAGGAGACAAGTTATTATTTAAAATAGTGAATAGTGGGGATTATTTAAAAGATGCTCCCGATGAATTTGTGCAAGAAAAAAATTCAAATAAACTCCTTCCATTTATCTCAGAAAAAGGACTCCGGTATGATTTAACCGTACCCTTTGCCCGAGTGGTAGCTATGAATCAAAACAGCATCCATTTTCCATTTAAACGATATCAAATCCAACCGGTTTGGCGAGCCGATCGACCCCAGCGCGGGCGATACCGTGAATTCTACCAATGCGATGCCGATGTAGTTGGTTCAAACTCCTTGCTGTACGAAGCGGAATTAATTCAAATTTATGATCAGGTCTTTAGCACTTTAAAAATTCCGGTCAACATCATTTTTAATCATCGCAAAATATTGGAAGGGGTTGCCAGTCAAGCAGGTTGCATTGATCAATTTATGAACATGACGCTTGAATTAGACAAATTGGATAAAATCGGACCGGTAGAAGTTAAAAATAATCTGATGCAATTGGGCATTGCAGCGGATCAAGCAGACTGGATTTTAAAAATTACTGCATCAGAGAATTTGGAAGATTTCAATTTTAATGAGCTTGCCATTCAAGGTAAAAACGAACTTCAAAAAATCCTTGCATTTAATACAAACTATCGCTACGGTCAAACTTTAAAATTTTCTGCTTCACTTGCGCGTGGTTTAAGTTATTATACCGGCTGTATTTTTGAAGTAGTACCCACTACAGTCAAAATGGGCAGTCTCGGCGGTGGAGGACGCTATGATAATCTGACCGAAGTATTTGGATTGCCAGATGTATCCGGAGTAGGCATTTCCTTTGGAGCAGATCGGATTTACGACGTTTTAGAAGAGCAAAATTTATTTCCAATAGAAATTTCCCAGGCAGTGCGAGCACTCTTCATAAGTTTGGATGAGCAAAGTTTGCAAGTGTCGTTTGAGCTAGCAGGCAAACTCCGAAAATCTGACATAGCCGTTGAAGTGTATCCAGAGGCTGCTAAAATTAAAAAACAGTTTAGCCATGCCGAAAAATTAGGAGTCCCTTTCGTGATAATTATTGGAGAGGAAGAACGTATGAATCAAACCGTTTTAATAAAAAACCTTCATTCAGGAAATCAAGAACGCATCGCTTCCACGGAGCTTATAAATGCTTTGTTATGA
- a CDS encoding ATP-binding protein, which yields MKLIPRLIEKEILSLIVHFPAIVLVGPRQVGKTSLVKGLDKKLKKPIEYIDLENPEAMNQLSNPVLFLDSLKNKLVILDEIQREPELFPTLRSLIDMFRKPGRFILLGSASPELIRDTSESLAGRVAYLEMHPLFLNELPAIFDYKKLWIRGGFPNALFAKNDTQSLIWREHFIRSYLERDLPLLGLKTDPILIRRLWTMLAHLHGQLLNLSTIANSLDISVPTVRRYIDFLESAFLVRRIHPWYKNSGKRLIKSPKIYIRDSGILHALLRIETWYALQSHPSLGFSWESFVIQQIVGLLPPRCEIHFYRTQDGTEADLVISKSGIPELLVEIKYSVTPKPTKGFFIAQKDLETKYHFIVCPIKKSYPLNENTEIISIQNLNKIAAML from the coding sequence ATGAAATTAATACCCCGTTTGATTGAAAAGGAGATTCTTAGTTTAATTGTTCATTTTCCAGCAATTGTACTAGTGGGTCCAAGACAAGTTGGCAAGACAAGCTTGGTAAAAGGTTTAGACAAAAAACTAAAAAAACCAATCGAATACATTGATTTAGAAAATCCGGAAGCAATGAACCAACTTAGTAATCCGGTACTTTTCTTAGATTCCTTAAAGAACAAACTGGTGATTCTGGATGAAATTCAAAGAGAGCCAGAACTGTTCCCAACGCTCAGAAGTCTTATTGATATGTTCCGTAAACCTGGTAGATTTATATTATTAGGTTCTGCCAGTCCAGAATTAATCAGGGATACCTCAGAATCATTAGCTGGTAGAGTAGCCTACCTGGAGATGCATCCTCTGTTTTTAAACGAATTACCGGCAATTTTCGACTACAAGAAATTATGGATTCGTGGCGGTTTCCCTAACGCTCTCTTTGCAAAAAACGACACACAAAGTTTAATCTGGAGAGAACATTTTATAAGAAGTTATCTGGAACGTGATTTACCCTTATTGGGACTTAAAACCGATCCTATTTTAATTCGACGATTGTGGACAATGTTGGCTCATTTACATGGCCAATTATTAAATCTGTCAACAATTGCAAATAGTCTGGATATCAGTGTCCCCACTGTAAGACGCTACATAGATTTTTTAGAGTCCGCATTTTTAGTGCGACGAATCCATCCATGGTATAAAAATTCAGGAAAAAGGCTGATCAAATCACCCAAAATATATATCAGAGATAGTGGAATATTACATGCTTTACTGAGAATTGAAACATGGTATGCATTGCAATCACATCCTAGCTTAGGATTTTCGTGGGAATCCTTTGTTATTCAACAAATAGTTGGTCTATTGCCTCCACGATGTGAAATTCATTTCTACCGGACCCAGGATGGTACAGAGGCCGATTTAGTTATTAGTAAATCAGGGATTCCAGAATTATTGGTGGAAATAAAATACTCCGTGACACCAAAACCTACTAAAGGGTTTTTCATAGCACAGAAAGATTTAGAGACTAAATATCATTTTATAGTCTGTCCGATAAAAAAGTCTTACCCACTTAATGAAAATACAGAAATAATTAGCATTCAGAATTTAAACAAAATAGCTGCCATGCTCTAA
- a CDS encoding transglycosylase SLT domain-containing protein gives MLGNKPEFYEEEVRSRLESMDCLVSLRIEDDVMDQVRRFVGRNKAATLEILKRTENYFPLIDRIFTENNLPTDLKYLTIVESALQLDAKSHVGAAGIWQLMPATARILKLRVDAKVDQRLDPVLATQAAALYFKNLYAMFNDWSLVIAAYNCGEYKVKDLLESSKATDFWGIKKLLPRQTQLFVPAFIGASYFMKYYPEHNIVPVIEEFPNEKITFAKIYKEVNLRDLFKKTSIKKELFLSLNPSYKRFSIPGLNSGSSVSLPDGLMVEFVDYYRFQNKFNPVLDEARLLEDAMPDHEIISFNRPFIFSPDNISIQNPSSINLAFESASIKDIKKQTDYKKDSNRQLLRHLVKTRESLSEIADFYQVELEDLLSWNELNPSKELLTGTVLKIYPSKSNVLGLEPSLSKD, from the coding sequence TTGCTTGGAAATAAACCTGAATTTTACGAAGAAGAAGTACGTTCCCGTTTAGAATCTATGGACTGTCTGGTCTCCCTGCGTATTGAAGACGATGTGATGGACCAGGTTAGACGATTTGTTGGCCGAAATAAAGCAGCTACCCTCGAAATCCTCAAACGGACTGAAAACTATTTTCCGTTGATTGACCGGATTTTTACCGAAAACAACCTTCCAACTGACCTTAAATACCTGACCATTGTAGAATCTGCACTCCAGCTGGATGCAAAATCCCACGTTGGGGCTGCAGGAATCTGGCAATTAATGCCCGCAACGGCCCGGATCCTTAAATTACGGGTTGATGCTAAAGTGGACCAACGCTTGGATCCTGTTTTAGCAACTCAGGCAGCTGCCCTGTATTTTAAAAATCTGTATGCTATGTTTAATGACTGGTCATTGGTCATTGCGGCTTACAATTGTGGAGAATACAAGGTAAAAGATTTACTCGAATCCAGTAAAGCCACTGACTTTTGGGGAATTAAAAAGCTTTTACCACGCCAAACCCAACTCTTTGTACCGGCTTTTATAGGTGCCAGTTACTTTATGAAATATTACCCGGAACATAACATTGTACCGGTTATCGAAGAATTTCCAAACGAAAAAATCACCTTTGCTAAAATTTATAAGGAAGTCAATCTCCGCGATTTATTTAAGAAAACCAGCATTAAGAAAGAGCTGTTTTTAAGTCTCAATCCATCTTATAAAAGATTTAGCATTCCCGGATTAAACAGCGGTTCGTCTGTCAGTTTACCGGACGGCCTGATGGTTGAATTTGTGGACTATTACCGCTTTCAAAATAAATTTAATCCGGTTTTAGATGAAGCCCGGCTGTTGGAAGATGCAATGCCTGATCATGAAATCATTTCCTTCAACAGGCCTTTTATTTTTTCACCTGACAACATCTCCATTCAAAATCCAAGTTCAATAAATCTGGCATTTGAGTCTGCTTCTATTAAAGATATTAAAAAACAGACCGATTATAAAAAGGATTCAAACCGTCAATTGTTACGCCATCTGGTAAAGACTCGGGAATCCCTTTCGGAAATCGCCGACTTCTATCAGGTTGAATTGGAAGACCTCCTGAGCTGGAATGAACTAAATCCGTCAAAGGAACTTTTAACGGGTACTGTTTTAAAAATCTACCCTTCCAAATCAAATGTTTTGGGTCTTGAACCCAGCTTAAGCAAGGATTAA